DNA from Triticum aestivum cultivar Chinese Spring chromosome 7D, IWGSC CS RefSeq v2.1, whole genome shotgun sequence:
CTCGCTGTCCGTCGGGACAATGAGGCGTGGCAGTGGCATGAGCGTTTTGCGCACCTTCACTTTGAGGCCCTGAAGCGTCTAAGTGCCAAGGAGATGGTGCGAGGCCTGCCATGCCTCGACCATGTGGAGCAGTTCTGCGACATCTGCGTGCTGACGAAGCAGAGACGACTCCCCTTTCCCCAACAGGCGAGTTTTCGGGCCAAGGAGAAGCTGGAGCTCGTGCACGGAGACCTGTGCGGCCCGGTGACGCCAGCCACACCAGGAGGTCGACGCTACTTCCTGCTGCTCGTCGACGATCTCTCCCGCTACATGTGGGTGATGATCCTCGGCAGTAAGGGAGAAGCAGCGGACGCCATCAGGCGCGCGCAGGTTGGTGTGGAGGCGGAGAGCGGCCGCAAATTGCGTGTGTTGCGCACTGACAACGGTGGCGAGTTCACGGCGGCTGAATTCGCGTCGTACTGTGCCGATGAGGGCATCCAGCGCCACTACTCCGCGCCGTACAGCTCGCAGCAAAACGGCGTCGTCGAGCGGCGCAACCAGACGGTTGTGGGGATGGCTCGGGCTCTCCTCAAGCAGAGAGGGATGCCGGCTGTCTTCTGGGGAGAGGCGGTGCTAACGGCCATCTACATCCTCAACCGCTCTCCTACTAAGGCACTCGACGGCAGGACTCCGTACGAGGCCTGGCATGGGCGGAAGCCGGCGGTCTCTCATTTGCGGGTCTTTGGCTGCCTTGCGTTCGCCAAGGAGCTCGGCCACATCGGCAAGCTCGACGACAGGAGCACTCCAGGAGTCTTCATCGGCTACGCGGAGGGCTCAAAGGCCTACCGCATCCTCGACCCAAAGACACAACATGTGCGCACAGCGCGAGACGTCGTGTTCAACGAAGGGCGAGGGTGGCAATgggacaaggcggtggacgacggctcgaCGCCGACGTATGACGACTTCATTGTCGAGTACGCCCACTTCAAGGAAGCTGGGGGAGCAAGCAGCTCCTCTTCGCCGCGCATGTCTACCCCGGCCCCCAAAACTACATCGACTCCGGCGCCTGCTACGCCGATGACACCACAACCGGCGACGCCGCATACTCCAGCCTCGGCGGTCACCACTCCGGGCTCGTCTTCATTAGCACCAGCTCACGCAGAGCACAACCCGATGAAGTTCGCTTCCCCGCTCACTCACGACGAGGAGCGTATCGACGCGTGGCATGACGGCGAACCGCTGCGGTACCGTACGATGGATAATTTGCTCGGCGACCAGCCGGTGCCGGGACTGGTGTCACGTGACCTGGAGGCGCAGCTACAGCTCGCGTGTGAAGACGGCGAACCACGGTCCTTTGCAGAGGCCGAGAGAGACGCGGCATGGCGCGCCGCGATGCAGTTGGAGATGGATGCGGTCGAACAAAACCGCACCTGGGAGCTCGCTGATCTCCCTCGTGGTCACCGCGCAATCACTCTCAAGTGGGTGTTCAAGCTGAAGAGGgatggagccggcgccatcatcaaGCACAAGGCTCGCTTGGTGGCCCGAGGCTTCTTGCAACAGGAAGGAGTCGACTTCGACGACGCTTTCGCTCCCGTGGCACGGATGGAGCCCTCCTTGCGCTGGCTGCCCAGGAGGGCTGGCGTGTCCATcacatggatgtcaagtcggcattCCTCAACGGCGACTTGAAGGAGGAAGTCTACGTGCATCAGCCACCGGGATTTGCGATCCCTGGCCAGGAGGGCAAGGTACTCCGCCTGcgcaaggccctctatggcctacGGCAGGCACCTAGGGCGTGGAACGCCAAGCTGGACTCCACGCTAAAGAAGATGGGCTTCGAGCAAAGCTCGCATGAGGCGGCCGTCTACCGACGGGGCAGTGGAGGAAATGCCCTGCTGGTGGGCGTCTATGTTGACGACTTGGTGATCACCGGCACCAAAGATGCGGAGGTGGCGGCGTTcaaggaagacatgaaggccaccTTTCAGATGAGTGATCTGGGGCTCCTCTCCTTCTATCTAGGGATTGAGGTGCACCAGGATCACTCCGGGATCGCACTTCGACAGTCCGCCTACGCCAAGCGCATCGTTGAGCTAGCTGGGCTCACCGACTGCCACCCAGCCCTCACCCCGATGGAGGAGAGGCTGAAACTGAGCCGCGACAGCACGACGGAGGAAGTGGACGCTACGCAGTACCGACGCCTTGTGGGGAGCCTTCGCTACCTCGCCCACACACGGCCGGACTTGGCCTTCTCCGTCGGCTATGTCAGTCGTTTCATGAAGCGACCAACGACGGAGCACCAGTAGGCAGTGAAGAGGATCGTCCGCTACATGGCATGGACCCTCGACCACGGCCTCCACTACCCTAGGTGTCCGGGGGCGGCACACTTCGTCGGATACAGCGACAGCGACCACGCCGGCGACATCGACACCAGCAAGAGCACGAGCGGGATCCTCTTCTTCCTCGGCAAGTGTCTCGTGAGCTGGCAATCGGTCAAGTAGTAGGTGGTGGCCCTGTCCAGCTGTGAGGCTGAGTACATAGCGGCCTCCACCGCCTGCGCTCAGGCGCTCTGGCTCGCTCGACTGCTTGGTGATCTTCTCGTTCAAGACACCAGAACGGTGCAGCTCCTGATGGACAGCAAGTCCGCCCTGGCCCTGGCCAAGAACCCCATTTTCCATGAACGGAGCAAGCACATCCGACTGAGGTACCACTTCATCCGCAGCTGTGTGGAAGAAGGGAGCATCGAGGCGAGCTACATCAACACCACGAACCAGCTCGCAGACCTGCTCACCAAGCCTCTTGGGAGGATCAAGTTCCTCAAACTTTGCTCCAGGATCGGGATGATTCAACCCTCCCACAAAATGACGTACAAGACTTAGGGGGAGAatgatggataagtctgtgtactagggtctttgtggggctgcagcacatggttCTTGGGGCAGTTAGGAGGATAAAATCCTGGACCATCAAGGACTGGCTGTTAGGATAGAGTTCTGTTCTTGACCATCAAGGACTGTcagttagcatcttagactagcatcttagcatatgcttagctggctagcagcctataaatatgtatccccaacctctcaggttggcatggcattgtgtgagaaataaaccaacgaaaattgttCCAACTCTTctagtgtcatccacaactatcaatgctcaggCTGAAAGGTCTAACAAACGTCACCTCTGTGAGCAGCAGCTCTGCTCCTCCCTCTGGGGTGTCGCTTCCTGTTAAGCTACACCAGCCGCAGGATGCACAGTAGCTGGGCAAAAGGATGTGGATGAGAGGACTTTTTTCCAGTGCTTTTTTCCCAGGTCCGCTGCAGCTTTATTCTGATACTTTGCTTTCCTTTCCTTTGTTTTCATACGAAGAGACAGGATCACAGCTTCAAATTGCCTCGGAATGCGGGCAACGATACATTTACTTACCAGCaatacagtactccctccgttccaaaatagatgacctaacttcgtactaactttagtacaaagttgagtcatctattttggaacggagggagtacatgttagcGGTACTCTGAATAAATAGGATCACAGTTGATTACACAGCAGCCAGGCCACCACAGCAGCAGTGAAGATGCTTATGGGTGCACACTCTCTGGCTCTCCCTTGGACCACAAATTCTGCAGTTCCTTCCCTTTTCGTAAGAGCTAGAGACACAGAAATTAAACTTGAAACAACTCAATAGACAAGGTAAGTTATTAAAAGAGAGACACAAATTAAACCCGGACTACCTCACGGCTACTGGCCACCGAGATGTAACGCCGACACAAAAATTGAAAGCATCTCATTCTGACGACAAGTAGAGAGAAGCAAGCAAAGCATATCACATTGCCACCGGTGAAGAGAGTTAAAGCAAAGCATCTCATTCCCATTCCGACCGCTGAAGAgaagcaaagcaaagcaaagcaTCATATTCACATTCCCACCGGTGAAGAGACTTTTTTTTATAGGAGGGATACCGGTGAAGAGACTTATGAGTTATGAAGTGGTTTCAAACACATACAGTGAAGGACTAGACCCGCAAAACACAACGATGTACAGGCACTAAACGAGTACACAGCAAGTTAAAAAAATAACAACAGTGACCATAAATGTTCAGGGTTATGTATGAAGCATGTTGAGTACTTCTGTTGCATATTCAGAGTAAAAAAGGGTACCCCGACCCTGAAATTTTGAACATATTCTGCTACACAGAACCATGAGCTGAGCTACCCATTTAGCAACAAGGGTACAGGAACAAAACATGAGCTATCCATCCAGCATATTATATTATGCGCACACGTGAGAATACTTGGGTATACTTAATTTGGTGCCCAGGTACAGTTAAAAGCATTCAGATCAGGTATACAATCATGCGCCTGGGTTTTTTCACTTTCCATTTATACAGCACAGCAGCTAAATTGATTACCCAAAACATGCATGCTAGTGGTCTAGTGGATGCATCGCAAAGTTAAGTTAATGTTTTGCTTACCATACTGCTATCAGCTTAATAGCTTTGTGAGTTTATTGATATCAGTGGCATATCACACAGACTATGTTTTTTTATTTCAAAGATGGAATGAACTTTGACATGCTAGATGCAGGGAACTTGAGAATCCCGACGCAACAAATTGTGCTAATAGCAGTAACAATTCCCACGGTGAAACTGAAAATGTAGTAGAAAAAATGATACCGGATTATGCAGTGAGGATGGTCTGATCTACTAGCTCTGCTTCTTGTTCCTTATCTTCATCATCTGAGACAGACGGAAGATGGAATCAATATGATGACATTCATACCGAGTGAGCAGAGCAACCTGACTATAACAGATTAAACACTTAGCCCAGTTTACCTCCAGCTCCAGGTCCTGACAATCTGCaggctaacaagtgcttcaacagTATATCCCGCATCCTGATGCCGCCGTCATCTTCTAACTGGCGCACCCTGCTCCTCACTGTCAATCAGTTTGTATGCAACATCGTCTAGTACACCTTGATCATTTGAACCGTCACAAACACTCTAGATGCACTGTCATCTCTGCTCTTCTCTGAACAGCGACAGCAGACACATTATGATGACATACCCAGAACGGCAGAACGCGCTTAACGCTAACAGCTGCTACAACTGAATTTTGCAAAAACACCGGCCATTTTTTTTTGCAGAATCTTCGGTTTGCAGCAACTGAATGAAGGATATAAACCACAAATAGCCTGTCTCCATGCAGCAACACTGTTAGTTGTTTTCTCCACCGCATAAAAGATTGCTGCCAATAATATAAATTACACAGCACTTGTGTTTCCCATACATACATAAGGTTATTTTCGATGGGCATACATGGAGGAATATATGCGCAGAGAGTTCTCTATACTCTATAGTCTATACACAACATCAACGGTTAAACACTTAAAATACTGCTTCAAGATTTAACCCGAGACCGCATCGTGTTGTTTGCACATGAAACAAAAATCCTTGTCTATATGACCTTAATCTCCTTGAGCCAAGCTGTGTGGAGCGGGCATGGATCAGGCTTCCCTTCCGCGAGGGCCTTCTCGGTGAGCGAGTAGAACCAACCGTTCCGCCACTTGAACTGCGACATCAAAATGCTGGCATGTTAATTCTGAAGAAAATAAATACTACAGGTGAAGATTCCATTACATCATAGATTGGCAGGGGTAGGACTTGCCTCTTTGACAGCGGTCGGGAAGTGCGCCACGGCTCTGGAGTAGGCGCAGAGCCTCTCTTCCATGCCCTCGTCGAAAGTAAGCCCCCGCTCTGCAGCAGCGGCAGAAGCTAATTCAGCGATGAGGCTGGATACCTGCATGCAAAAGGAAAAACATGGACAGAAGATTATGTGTTGAACAAAGAGTAACTGTTGTTGTTCTTGGAGAGATATGTTGGCAAGCACTAAAGCTCAATCCTGGAGCATTAAATACGTACGAAATTTAATCGCTCAAGTAAACTGAAGGAATGATCTGATGTACAGTAAAAGAATTCAGAAAGGTAACAGAGATATCTAAAAACCTGTGCCCCTGGACCAGTTGTTTTTCGGCGACTAATGGAACACAATAGCTCGGGACTCGAACAGATCCAAGAGAGAGACCAACAGGGAGAATTAAAATTACCTCGGATCGGTATTCCTTTTCAACAGCACCCACAGTGGCCCCTGGATGGCGAGCTCCGACGAGCATGAAGGCTGAAATCCAGATGAGCTTCTCTAGCATTTGCTTCTCGAAGGCGTCCTTGTCAAGCACCTGAGAAATTCCACAGACCAgcattgtattgtattgtattttTCAGATAATGGTCAGGACTATGAGTGGTAGGTACTACACTAAGCCAGAAAGTTTGGAACATTTTACTATTAAGCTGATGAAAATCCAGTGGAAGCTAACTATGGACCTACCTTGCAGGTGAGGCCGCCGTTCTGGAGGCGCGCGGCGACGGCGGGTGCCCAGTTGCCCAAGGCGGCTGTGAGCCCCTCCGGGTTGGCGTCGGTGATGCCGTCGACGGGGGGCTCGCCGAGCTTGGAGACGGCGAAGTAGGCGAGCACCTGGTTGGCGCCGGCCAGGCCCTTGCTCTCCAGCCACGGATCCAGCATCCCGTTCTGGAAGAAGACCAGGTCGGGCCACCGGGATTTGGGGGTGGCGTCGAGCACGCCGTCGAGGTCGTCGTTGCGGGTGCAGACCAGGATGGGCCCGGCCGGCGCGGCGGGCGGGAGCGCCTCGCCGCGGCGGAGCAGGAGGTCCCCGGAGGAGGGGCCCATGGAGAGCAGCGCCTGGCCCACCCGGCCGCcgcccaccaccaccgccggctgcaccgccGTGGCCATCACCGCTGCTGAGATCCTGAGAAGCCTCGAGGCGGCGCCTTTGCCCCTGGAGGACGAGgagaggtggtggcggcggagtgtCGGCGTGACGGCGGCGGGGACGGAGAGAAAGACGGCGGCTTTGAGGCCCATCAGCTCCGTTCCGGCGGACTGGACGAGGATGAGGTGGGCCACGCGGCGCATGATAGATAGATAATACCTGATGGGCCTTCCTTTTTACAGTGGATAAGGCTAAGACAGTCCAGTTTGTGGCCTGtgtttttcttcccttttttttctcatcaaagaacagaaaaaaaaaatgTATGTACTATTTTGCAATGTATTTTCTTCTGTTCTTTCTtgtactcttctttccctttttcTCTTTCCTTGAGAAAAAGTGCCCGTGAGTTGCAAGGAAAAAAAAATTTACAAGCTTCAACACCATGCGCTGAAATACGAATCTTATTTAATGTATGATACTCCCTCCTTaaaataatataagagcgtttagaatactaaaatagtgatctaaatgctcttatattagtttacagagggagtacacatcaATTATTCCCAACATGGATAAGAATCGTGATTTCGACCATACCGTATTTGCAAAACGATTAACAAATGTCTGCGGTTTGGTTTGCGGCTTTCTTTTTTTATTCTCACTTCCATTTTTGTTTCAGGTGCATTCCACTCATGATTGTGTACTAGTTATCCGTGGGGAAAGAGGCCGGAGGAGTAGTGGATGAGTAGTGTCAACGGTCGACATTCGGTTCATGCTGATGGTGCGAGAGCTTCAAAGACCGGACTAACTTCATACTCGTTGGACTAAACTCCTACGGATGAGCTGGCTAACAAAGCGACACAATTTTTGACATAGGAGTGACATTTCGATGACCGCACCGAGGTGATGTGTGAATTTGCAACATTTGATTCACGTCTGTGGATGCAATACCAACAATTGGATCAGGGGAAAAGTCTAGGGGGTTGGCGGCATCTACATGAGTATATTGGGATGAGTAATTGGAAACTTTCTTACCGGGCGTCGGTCGGCGTAGGCTTGTGGCTATTGGTATAGATTGAACAATTGGAAATTCCTCATTCACGAAGCATGATTCGGGCTATTTCTGTACTGTAATGGATTTTAATTGTTTATGTGGTCCGCATGGTGCGTATGATTTCGGCTAAAGGAGGCCTGAAGTCATGTTGCTATTTTTTTTGCGTGGCTCGCGGTCCATGAGAAAAAGGTCAGTTGTGCAGCGATCTGAGGGTCCAACTGTGCAGCAACATGGCCCCATACAGCCGAGGCCCGCGTGCGTGCGGATGACAAGGGACAATTTGTCATCATTGCCATTT
Protein-coding regions in this window:
- the LOC123168332 gene encoding uncharacterized protein is translated as MRRVAHLILVQSAGTELMGLKAAVFLSVPAAVTPTLRRHHLSSSSRGKGAASRLLRISAAVMATAVQPAVVVGGGRVGQALLSMGPSSGDLLLRRGEALPPAAPAGPILVCTRNDDLDGVLDATPKSRWPDLVFFQNGMLDPWLESKGLAGANQVLAYFAVSKLGEPPVDGITDANPEGLTAALGNWAPAVAARLQNGGLTCKVLDKDAFEKQMLEKLIWISAFMLVGARHPGATVGAVEKEYRSEVSSLIAELASAAAAERGLTFDEGMEERLCAYSRAVAHFPTAVKEFKWRNGWFYSLTEKALAEGKPDPCPLHTAWLKEIKVI